The following DNA comes from Xiphophorus hellerii strain 12219 chromosome 5, Xiphophorus_hellerii-4.1, whole genome shotgun sequence.
AGAGCCTCTACGTTCCCGGACCAGGAGACAACCCGCTGTACACGGCCGAGCCGCTGACTCTGGACGACCTGGACCTGCTGTCGGACCTCTTCTACCTGCCGTACGAGCACGGGGCCACGGCCAGGAGCATGCTGGAGGAGCTGGACTGGCTCAAAACCCACCGAGAGGCTGCTGCAGCGCAGACAGAGGAGGTAGGGtagggtttttttaaacacttccTGGAGCATCCCAGTTCTCctcatgaaatatttctttttgatttCAGTGGCGCGGCCGGGCAGGGAAGTTCGACGTCATGTGCGACGCGGTGGTGCAGATGTTCAACCGTCTGTCCAACGCCCCGAACCGCAGCGTTTTGTACGACCTCTACAACTACATCTGCGACATCAAGAGCGGCGTCGGACTGGCTCGAGCCTACGTCAAGACTCTCGGTGGGAAAACGTTTTCTGCTAGAAGGACAATTAGCAGGCAGGATGCATAATGAGAATGATCAAATTTGATAAAAGTTTCACGTCattagaagtttattttattaatattttttaaaaacctcactcgtatgttttatatattttttttattacatttcaagattttatttgtgttgattaaaaataaaaaaatttggctctctaaaatgtttatattgctTAAGGCTATTGGGCTGGGCATTTATTGTgacgtttatcatttattgtgatgaaTCACGACAAGAATTTAGATTTATCCAATTAAGCTTAGAACCGCCCAAAACTGTCCATATTGTCAGGATTGTTAGCTTTACTGTTTTATCCTCTGTTTGTTCAATAAGagtatcaataaattttaaaatatgattaaatgcaggtACTGGGTGCAATTTAGTGatacaaaacacaaatcttTGTGACTAGTGTCCCAAAAAGCCTTATTAAAACTGgtaatgtttttcaagagcaggatttgtttgtttgtcaaCCCATTATTGCTGTGCCAAGTGGTCACAGCCCTGCAGTTCCCTTGACAACAACATACAGATTATCTgtggggttaaaggtcagggaATTTGGAGAGGTACCAAGTGCTGCTGGAAgatgaaatcagcatctccataaagcttgagcagaaatggacTCCATGAAACaaagtggaccaacaccagctgATGACATGGCAGCTAAAATCATCACCAGCTGTGGAAACGTCACACTGGACTTCAAGTTCTTTCTCTGGAGCTTCAAGTCCagataaaatgctaaattttcTTCCATCAAGAAGATTGTTaccaaatgttttcctttcactaaACTTTTCATTACTTTGCTTGGATACCAAACTGTGAAATGGCAGCCTGTTTTAGCAATGACTGTTTATGGCTCGCTCTTCAAGTTCAGTGTCTTCCCCATAATAAATGTAGGCTGTAACATAAAACCTGTTTTGAGAAAGctgctttattttcattaactgtgAGTCACCGTTatcaaaatgaaccaaaattataaaaactgtACATGTTAGCCGGCGAGTTGCTGTTTATTAAAGAGAAGTGTGTTGTTTATATCGTGTGTTTATTTCCACAGGAGGTCAGGATCAACCTTCCGCTCACATACTGACCGACGATCCGGAGCCGTGGGGCTTCAGAGGAGGTCTCTCCGGAGAGTTCCAGGTAACCAAACCAGGGTAGTGACTTCTTCCAAAATAACATTCAGTAATGACTCGATGCCTGCAGGAAATGAAGAAACTGAAGTTGGAGAAAGTCAAAGTTAAAATGTTAGTTTGAATTTGCAGAGGATGCTTCCAGGACATGGCAACAgggatttatttaaacatcCTCCCATGACTGCAGTTTACTGCATACGTCCTTACTGCAGCGACGACAAGGTGAGGTCCATCACCGAGGCACCGTTTGGGTTGTATTTGAAATATGACCTAACATGAAAACTGTTCTGTTAGGCTGAGGTGCAGAAGGTTTTTAAGGAGATGCAGAGAAGAGAGGAACAAAGCCCCAAACTCATCAGTGACCGGTAAGAAGAAGTccccaaaaaatatttgtttttgttttagggGAAACAGGACCAAAAGAGTGGCTACATATTCTCAAACTAGATATAAAATATTGTTCAGTTTAAGATTTGATCATTCCAAAGAACTAGAAAAACAATAGCCaactcagatatttttttttaattggagtATTAGACTTTGTTTTCCTAAATCTGTACTGTGAAAGATGTGAATTTGGGACAGAATaatttctcttccttttttgaAGAATTGCTCATGTTTGAGAAGATAATGGATGAATTAATAACACTCATTTTCTTTGTACTTCCCTCCGTAAGGAAACTTCCATTCTTCATTTTACccagttttattgttatttttttcttttttaacatttcatttcaggCTAATATCTTGACAGTTATTTATCAGGTCTGAAATTATTAAAtatccacacacaaaaaaccaagAACAAAGCAGCTAGGAGCTGCCAGTTAGCCATCAGTGATGAGTGTTTGTGCTGTAAATATTTCCTCGTCCTGTGAGCTGTGTCTTAATGTGCTCTGCTGGCCGTCTGCAGCCTGTCCTTGGGGGACGTCGCCCCCTCTCCACAGTGCGCTCTTGTTGTGGAGGATGACATCGGGGTCTGTGGATATGCGCTGGCACTCACCGATGCCAAACAAGCTGCAGGCACAGAGCAGGTGGTCAAAACTTAACATCCCAGTTTTAGTTTCTACAACAGttggtggaaataaaaaagtgtgacTTGACCGAATGTGGCGTTGTGGTTCCAGAGGCCAGGAAGTGACGCCTTGTTAAAGGATTACCCCTCCCTGGTTGTGGTCCAAGTGCTGCCTCGGGTCACTGATCCATCCCCGGCCAGGCGTATGGTCACTCAGCTGCTGTCCTCCATCAGGAGCAGCGGTAAGTCGCTCTGTCTCAAAGCTCTGAGTGCTGGTCAGTAAAACTCAAATCTTTTTTGGTCTACAGGTTTATCCCGAGGAAAACCTGCCCAgctctgttgctgctgctttactttactttacatGAGTCGTgatcagagttgggtagtaaatAGTTGCGTTCTTTctggaaaaaatttacttgtagGAGTATTATTACTctatactttttacttttacttgagtaattttagtGTGAAGCATTGCTACGCTTGCCCTTCCCATTAGTTAAAACAAGCTAATGGAGaattagcttgttttaactttaaaagtcaCCAGATATACACCTGccgtttttgttaaagttttatattgagtaaaatctttttggaaaaatgtttttgttttttgtaatttttttcagattttcattttagtccttaaaactagaatttccacataacattatattttggttcattttaggtcattttttgatattaaattattgatgttttgatagttactcagtacttgagtagtctttttaccaaatacttctTTACTCTTACTTGGGTAATGTCTTGGATggctgctttttacttttactacagTAAAAGCATGTTGTAATTCTGCTACTGCCTCTGATCCTGATCACCGTCACCTTACCTTTAAAACTAGACCTGCCTGAATGTGTACTCCTGaattgaaagtattttttttaatttacccCCCGGTGTATTTGATCAAAGATAGACTCTTATTGACTCTCTGTTTAACCTTCAGGCTCCAGAGGAGTTTTCTGCGAGCTGAGGCAGAGTGACCGGAGGATGCTCGACTTCTACTCTAAACTCGGCTCCTTCAAGCACGTTCCCGTGGACAAGAGTCTGCCTCAGGATGCCGTCGTCATGGCAACAAAGTTCCAGTAACGCGAAGGCATTCAGGATGTCGGTAAATGACGCTCATCAGTTTGAATCAAGTCTTTCGCCTTgtctttaacattttgtcaacGTCATCTCTGTAAGGatattttttcaataaactGGAAACATCCACAGTGAATCGTTGGCGTTCCTGACATTTATCAAAGCGACacattctcacacacacacgcacacacaccaagaCAATTAAACAAAGAATGCATTTTATGTCATTTAGACAAGACAATGGGAATATATTAAGAATTAATCTTTGATTAAATAgctctttttaatttgttctctcgctttaaaagcataaaaaagttaaactttggACAAGGAAATAAAGATGCACAAAGATCAGCAACAACAAACGTTCTGCCTCATTAAGTAACTGTGCTTCATGGTGCCAAAATGTCTGCTCTACACATGAAGGGATCACTAAACAACATGACAAAGTCCAATGTTTCTCAgcagtaaaacacaaacaggactGGATTTAAGATTAAGgacacttatttttttttctccatttgttgaACCCTGAGAGACGCTGCACAGAGATGTGCTTTTACTGCGTCTGAATATAAAAaccctgtttaaaaaaaaaaaagctacactGCTGTAGATATTTTgagtaaaacaaatgtaatatgCTTATAATGTGTGATTTAAAGGCAAATTAATAcacatcaaacacagaaaatggaatgtaaaaaataaaattcctgtCTAAAGCTTGTATAGCCATCATAAGTAGGAATGCTGTACCAACAAATTATTTCGTTGAGCTGTTTGTTCAGTGTGGAGTGACTATACTAacatatttgacatttaaaaaaaaaaaaaaaaaagagtctgcACGTCTGAAATTACTATGGATTACTTTCAATCCACACAGGATGGTAACTAAACAAACAGGCTCAAACAGGTTCTGGATGAGGCTTTGTGCAAACCAAAGAACACCATAGCAACAGTCaagtatggtggtggcagcagcatgctgtGTGGCCATGTTGTTGCATTACACACAACAACAGAAGACCACCACCTAATTCTTTATCTTGACCTCAAATCTACAACTAAATGGTTGAAACTTGGACACAGTTGGGCTCCAACAGGAAATGAATCTACGCAAACATCAGAACACGATTTAGAGTGAAAGGAGACGATATCGAGCTTCTGGAATGGTTCTGACCTCGACCCAATCAAGTCTGTAATCTGTGCAAAGAAATCAAACCATTTGAATGAACTAAGGTTCACATCCAGCATTAAATGCCCCAATTTCATGACATTTCTGCCCAAGATAAGTGTATGTCAACTTCTGATAAGAACGACACATGGCcataaaaagtaacaaaacgATACATTTGTGAAATGACTGACAATGGAACGATAACACTAAGCCTTACTTTGTGTGGAGAGAGTCATGACTCTGGTAAATATCAAACCTTTCAAAAGAACAAATCTCCACTCATGGggcttattttttaaagtagtaTATTTAAGTTAAGTATTTAGACTTGAAACCCCTTGGTATAAATGCAGTTTGATGATGAAAGCTAAAGctataaaacaagcaaaatgaaGAAACACCGAAAGCcgtctttttaaatgtgaagcaGAAATACCTGTGGtgataaattagatttttttcttcaacattaaATCCTCCACAGTGAAGAGGACTGTTGTGCTTGTCATGATCAGTAATGAAGAATGCCatcatcagaaaatatttagcaccttatgaaaagggaaaaacacattttgcctCACTAGCAAACTATTTCCCATGTTTTAAATACTAGAAAACTGGCCATGTCACCAACTGTTACctgtttatataaatatatatatatactatgtatatatatatttccaaaaaactattttatatttttgctttaatgtttGGTGTAAATCCTAATTATGGTTTTAAAAGCACTTTACTTTCTTCCCTTTAATTATAAATTCAACTCCAATCGGGTCTCTtcccaaaattaaataaaaaaaactaaaacatctaTCAGCACTGAGATGATGCAGGTTTGACTCTAGTGTTTGATGACAGGACACATCAGCAGATTTCCATTTTTCACAGTTGTTCTATTGACCTTTCACCTGTGCTTTCAGAAAACGTTTTACCGTTGTTGTTATCCCGATGCTCTCTAGCGATATGCGATCATGATAATAATAATGCGATATGAAACTTTCACCCTGCCACATTTCAAATGAACTCCAGCCCTTCATACTTCACATCTCCCATCTTGGTCTCGGGCATCAGCAGCCGTCCGTCCAGTGTAAAAGCAATGATGTATGTGGCGATCCTGCCTGCGTCCTCCTCCGACTTCAGAGCCAGGACGACCTGGTCGTCGGTGTCGGGAACGAATTTGAAGGAGGAGAAGCCGTGGGTGGGGTTAAAAGGTCCGACGCGCTGCGTGGTCACATGTCTGAAGTCCGCGGGGCAGGACAGGAGGAGGTTGGTGGCTCGGCGCTCGTCGGCCGCCTCCTCGTACTGCTCGTGGCTGGCACGGCGAGGTAGGAAGAACCACCGCTGGAGGCGCTCGCTCCAAGCTGCCGATTCATGGATGAGGTAACCTGCAAAGAGCAAGGGGATTTCATTTACACTTTACCCCATTGAGGGTGCTGACCGAACTGTCCACGTTATATGGTGAGTGGGACCATCGTTTCCAGTCACAAAACTGAATTAACTTGATTCAGAACCTTAAGACAGCAACCTTTCAGTCATTATGTTGAATACAGCGGGACAAATCCTTATtctatgaatacatttttttcattttgtgtcagATAAAGTCAATGGAAGcatccaaaaaaaacaaactttatacATTCTGTTTTctacaataaacatttttaataaatgtttaatttacacAGAAATTGGCTAGTGGTCTAGCAGCTTTGACCCTGGTGACCCCACTGGCCAGCAtgcttcaaatgttttccacCTAAATCCAATGAATGAACCGTTGTTGAGCTTCTACCAAGCTCGACGAGGAGGAACTGACCTCTTTATTTCAACCAGCCCTATTAAAgtagtaaaacataaaacacatgaCTTCAGGAAAAAACATGAATCCTGACAAGAACTTCTGTTTGTAAATGTAGGTAATGCTTCATCAAAGCGGTATGATTTAAACTGGAGCTCCACAAGGCTCAGGTTTAAGTCCCACACTTTTTAGCCTTTAAGCGCAACCATCGGACGGTATCGACGGCAGACATGCACCTGGTGGTTTGATCCCTGCAGCTCTCCGCAGGGCGGCGTAATACGGCATCCAGTTTTCGTGCTCCACGCCACCTTTATAGTCGATCACTTTCACCCACTCGGGGTTGTTGTTGACGAATTCCCCGGACGTCGTCGTCCACTCTTTCCCCAGACCTCCAACATACAGGTGCTCATCCTTCACTGCCAGCCACTCCGCCTTGAATCCtgcacagaaaatgaaaacattaactATAATCACAAACAATTCCTTGGAAAAGTACTCCTCGCTCTTCAACTTATTGCTTCAAGAACAGACTAGAATATACTGCTTTGGGGCtttgtgtgacagaccaacCCAAACTAAAGAACCAAAGTCAAAAGTGAGGAAGACGATTCTCAATTTTTCCAAGTTTTCAATAGACAATAATCTGTGATGTTTTGTGGATTTGCAGTCAGCTTCCTGTACTCTGGtacctctaaataaaacatccaaatgGCTATAAGTGTACGGAAACTAATACATCACCCTGTGTGGGAGCTTGAAGCTACTGAGGTGGGCAACAGGGGGAGTTGACCCAATGCCACCGTTATGAATGAAAACTTATGAAAGTCCAATAACATCAGCAGTGTTTGTCTTGTAAGCTTAAAAAATTATTCCTTACCACTGACTGCATTCGCTGTTCCACAGGCCGTCTTAATATACAACATTACCAAACCTGAGTCACAACAGCACAGCGATCACAGACAACTCTTTTGACCACCAACATCTGGCTGACCCTAATCAAATGTTCCTACCTTACATTAATCAAATGTTCCTGCCTTACATACAatcatttacaaacaaaaaaaataacacataataATGTGAGGGTGCTTTTCTTTGACAGGGATCAGGCAGAGCTCAGAGTTAAAGGGAAGAAGGATGAAGCTAAATACATGAcaatcctggaaaaaaaatctgttagaaGATCTAAAAGACTTGAGAGTAGCTCAGAAGTTTGCCTTAAAACAGGACAACAAACCTAAACAGTGGAACGGTTTAGATTGAGGCATATTCGTGTGTACAATAGTCCATAAAAAGTTCAGGAGGTTTGAATATATTTGGAAGGTACTAAAGTTCTCGACTAAAcgttcagtttttgtttttcttaaaaggAATTGTCATCAATCTTTGGCGTTCCTCAGCCTTGGCACTGACCTTTAGACACGGAGCCGTCGCCATCAGGAAGTATCACCCAGGGAATGGCTCTGCTCCCCTCAATCCTGTACACCACACCTGTGCGGTCATCCACACTGTAAAGGTGACCGTTGAAGGCCACCAGCTCCGACAGCTCCATACCTGCAGGCACGGCGTTGCACCACATATTGACATGAACATGCACATCCGTATGTAGAAGCAGGATTTTAGCCACATACCTCGTCCTTTCTCAGCCAGACTGCTCTCCAAGGTGACTCTGTCTGCATCCCACTCCACCTCCAGTCTGTCCGCGCTCTCTGAAACGGTCACATAGCCTCTTTTCATGTAGCTAAACCACGTCTGACCCTTGGAGCTTTGGGACGCCGTGTCCAGGTCGGCAATCACTCCTATACGGTAGCGAATGCCGTGCGGTGTCCTCTCTGGTGGACTCAACGGGTATGTGTCATTGTAAGGCTTTTTCCTCTTTAGACACCAAGAGAGTCTTTGTGATCTCACATCCTCCTCTCTGTGAGTTTGAAAACTACCTCTggttggtgtgtttgtgttcccTACGGTCCGGTGCAGGTACAGCATGAGCACTAAGGCCAGCAGGGCGGTCACGATTATTGCTCTCCATCTGGGATGGAAGCGCAGGTCGGAGGCAGTGGCCTGTGTCATGGACGGCAAGGCCAAGGGGAGGCCTCGAACCGCGAAACCGAAGGAGTTCATGGAAGTGTCGGGTTCATCCCTGGAGCCAGCTGTGGGTTGGAGATGAAGACTTCCACCGCCTGGAGAAGAAGAACAAGGAGGAACATCAGCAGGCttacacaaaatgtaaaaaatagttGAAAAGTTTGAGGTTTTTGAAGTACGAGTCTGCTTTCATAGCAGCTGGAGAAGAATAGCCACTGGTAGGAGGGCAAGCTGCTAAAATGGGCTCTTGTTCCTATTGTTCCTTATTCACAACAGGGCTTTGTTGGGCTGAGCAGACCGCATAGCGAACAGGAACAGAGCTCCACGAACGTACCAAACCATCAGGAACAGAACAAGCACACCCTTACCCTGCTGTCTGCCTTAATTTATTAACATGACTGCTGTCAAGATTATACACTTGTCACATGACTTTAtccattttataatttttcacaCTAATCTGTTGTACAAAATTCTCTCCCCTTGACTCTCTGATTTAACTGTATTGTTTCTCCTGTGAAGTACTTTAAGAGAACTTAAAAAGTTTAGCAGACTTTTATTCTCAACAAACTGTTTCATCGCCGTCAGAAACTTAGATAAATAGGTAAAGAGACGTGGTACCTGCTGAAATAAGAGATCTGTTATTGTTTTGGGCCAAGGTGACCCTTCATGTTACTCCAAACAGCGACAAATAGTAGGGCAAATCTTTGCCCAGCCCATTTTGAATCTTTTAAACAAGATTTGACCATTTAAATATATGCACTCTAAGCAGAATATTAATtctaaaacaacttaaaattgttaaaataagtatacttatatatatatatatttactgaCTAAATTcgacaagattttaaaaaagggttCACATGAATATTTCCCAAGAAGTCATCTGGGTGGAACAGATCATCTTACGTCACATAATTCCCCTGGTGCATCCGCTGCTTCTCTCTGAACGTGTTCACGCTTGTCGACTCTTTAAACTGAACACGCAAGGCTtgacagaacaaaaaaagagctTTTTGTCGCTGCTGAATACATAACCCATATTTTCCACCTCCCTGCACCACAGGCCAAAACTCGACATTGTTGTACAGGGTATAAAGAATTAAACTATTCAGCCTTCCTTCGCCTCCTGTCCCCTGAACAGGCTGCTACCATCACGTCGTTCTGCTCTGCACATCCCTCAGAGAAACTCGCTCGTTCAGCCCTGGTATTCGCATGAATAATTGATTTCAGCAGGTTTCAGCAGGTCTCTTCCTTTGCCCTCTTGTAGACCATCTCAAGTTTCACAGCCAAAACTAACTTGGATTTCTTAGTAATGAATTAAGAACTGTATTTGTATTGTTAATAAGAGAAATCTGCCAAAATAAGAGAAAGTCTACAGCATACAGCTTAAAGACGAATTtgatgcaaaagtaaaaaaaattgatgtgaaattaattttcccCACAAAATGCAGTAAAAGTTGCACTTTAAATCCtctcaaatgtatttttagggacatgaaaaataaaagtagacTCTTTCTCAGGAAGTAAATGCAACATGGCGAACCCCAACAACCTTTCCAATATTTCTGTACtatgaacaaagaaaaagaatgtatattttattcattgtttggTTTTATCATTGCATTTTGAACGGTAAAAATTCTGTGCTCTATAATAATCAAGATTGAAGatgatacaaataaaaaaattgcctTTTTAAAGAAGAGATAGTCATACGCTTAAATAGTTTTTGAAGTATCTCTTGAATATTTTGTTAACTACTTACATACAggggatttttaaaaacctaaatatCGTTCATATTCAAGTGTGGCGCAAGTATAGCGTCAACTGCGGTTTTAACTCCTTTACGTCGGTGGGACGTTACGTTACGTAACGGGGCAGAAAGTGACGTCCTCTAAGCTTTCACAACAGTTAATGTCGCAAATCAGCTGTGCTGCGAACTATGTTAGACTATTTCAACTGtcaattgggttttttttcctt
Coding sequences within:
- the cant1b gene encoding soluble calcium-activated nucleotidase 1b is translated as MNSFGFAVRGLPLALPSMTQATASDLRFHPRWRAIIVTALLALVLMLYLHRTVGNTNTPTRGSFQTHREEDVRSQRLSWCLKRKKPYNDTYPLSPPERTPHGIRYRIGVIADLDTASQSSKGQTWFSYMKRGYVTVSESADRLEVEWDADRVTLESSLAEKGRGMELSELVAFNGHLYSVDDRTGVVYRIEGSRAIPWVILPDGDGSVSKGFKAEWLAVKDEHLYVGGLGKEWTTTSGEFVNNNPEWVKVIDYKGGVEHENWMPYYAALRRAAGIKPPGYLIHESAAWSERLQRWFFLPRRASHEQYEEAADERRATNLLLSCPADFRHVTTQRVGPFNPTHGFSSFKFVPDTDDQVVLALKSEEDAGRIATYIIAFTLDGRLLMPETKMGDVKYEGLEFI